A stretch of Paracoccus aminophilus JCM 7686 DNA encodes these proteins:
- a CDS encoding ABC transporter ATP-binding protein has translation MQVDIQNLRIAFESNGKRFEAVRGISMSLGREKLGIVGESGSGKSLTARALMKLLPNTAHVTADRMQLGDINILTAREKDMRKVRGKRVGFILQDPKYSLNPVKTIGAQIGEGWREHKGGSRKEVREAVLDLLEQVKIRDPKKVFDSYPHEISGGMGQRAMIAMMLAPDPELLIADEPTSALDATVQAEILKLIDDLVESRGMGLILISHDLPLVSHFCDRVSVMYMGQVMEEMRASELLKAKHPYTRGLLNGMPSLLHPKRRLPILERDDDWLKEKAK, from the coding sequence ATGCAGGTCGATATTCAAAATCTCCGCATCGCCTTTGAAAGCAACGGCAAACGCTTCGAGGCGGTGCGCGGCATTTCCATGTCGCTTGGCCGCGAGAAGCTGGGCATCGTGGGCGAATCCGGTTCGGGTAAATCGCTGACGGCGCGCGCGCTGATGAAGCTTCTGCCCAATACCGCGCATGTCACGGCGGACCGGATGCAGCTCGGCGATATCAACATCTTGACCGCGCGCGAAAAAGACATGCGCAAGGTCCGGGGCAAGCGCGTCGGCTTCATCCTGCAAGACCCGAAATATTCGCTCAATCCGGTGAAAACCATCGGGGCGCAGATCGGGGAAGGCTGGCGCGAGCATAAGGGCGGCTCCCGCAAGGAAGTGCGCGAGGCGGTTCTGGATCTGCTCGAACAGGTCAAGATCCGCGACCCGAAGAAGGTCTTTGACAGCTATCCGCACGAGATCTCGGGCGGCATGGGCCAGCGCGCGATGATCGCGATGATGCTTGCGCCCGATCCCGAGCTCTTGATCGCCGATGAGCCGACCTCGGCTCTGGATGCGACGGTGCAGGCCGAGATCCTCAAGCTGATCGACGATCTGGTCGAAAGCCGCGGCATGGGGCTCATCCTCATCAGCCATGACTTGCCGCTGGTTTCGCATTTCTGCGACCGGGTTTCGGTCATGTATATGGGGCAGGTCATGGAAGAGATGCGCGCCTCGGAGCTGCTCAAGGCCAAGCATCCCTATACGCGCGGGCTTTTGAACGGCATGCCCTCGCTTCTCCATCCCAAGCGCCGCCTGCCGATCCTCGAGCGCGACGACGACTGGCTGAAGGAGAAGGCGAAATGA